Genomic segment of Paraburkholderia agricolaris:
TTTTCATCCCCGGTTTGATGCCCTTCGACGAGAACCAGCCCTTGCTCATTTCCAGCGCATACACGCCGTTGTTCTTCGGGCAGTGATTGTTGGTCGTCTCGGCCTGCATTTCGTCGATATCGGTGACCGTGCCGTCGGCGCGCATGAAGGCGATCGACAACGGGATCAACGTGTTCTTCATCCAGAAGCAATGCACGGCGTTTTCATTGAAAACGAACAACATGCCTTCATTCGGCGCGAGGGTCGTGCGATACATCAGGCCTTGTTCGCGGTCGGCGTCATTCGCGGCGACGGCTGCGTCGATCACGAACATGCCCGCGGTCAGCTTTGCGCGCGGAAAGTCGCCGGGCTGCTTCGCGCCGGCCGGCATCTGTTGCGCGTGAGCGGGGGCAGCGGTGGTCGCGGCGAACGAGATCGCGGCGAGCGGCAGTGCAACGGCAACAGCGAAACGCGCAATCAACGAGCGCATGGGAAATCGCACGGCATGACTCCTTGCTGGAAATTAACCCGCGAATGTTACGCGAGCGCGTCAAAAACAAAAAGGCAGATCGCCTTGCGGTGATCTGCCTTTCAACGCCGTAAGAACGGCAATGAAGCGAGTTCTTGACTGCGTTTTTACAACAAACTTACTCCGATGCGCCCGAAGCTGCAGCTGCTGCTGCTGCCTTCTTGTGCGACTTCTTGTGCGACTTCTTGTGTTCAGCCTTCTTTGCCGACGAAGCTGCTGCTGCCGGAGCTGCCGAAGCTGCTGCCGGTGCCGAAGCTTGTGCGAATGCTGCCGTTGCGAAGAGGCCAGCGACCAGAGCGGCGATCAGTTTGTTCATTTTGTAAATCCTCAGCTTGAGTTAATTAACCAAATGACCCGGTTATATGTAGAGTCATGTCGGTAAACGTGCCATCCACCTTTCGGTTGACAGCCGCATCGACATTTTTTTCGACGCGTCTGTTTAGCGTTCAGACTCCCTGTACTCGCCGCGTGAGCGGCTTGTGCAAAGGCCCTTAAGGCTGAATGCCGGATAGCTTCGGGCGGCATCTGCGTCGAATAACGCGTGAGCTCGCGCACCGGTTGACGTGTTTTTTGTGGAAAATTTATATGCTGATGTGCTGATGCAAATGAATAGCCGCGCAGTGGTCACGGACGCAATTGTTTCACGCGTTTTCAGCTTGGTTTCACGCGCTATTTTTGTTTGCGGATACAACGAGTTAGCTTTTTTCTCGCCGGTCAGAATACAAACTTGATGCCGGTTCGGCGCAGACATGGCGTGCAGGTGAACCGTTTCAAACCCTGCCTTCCCATGGCGCCTTCAGCGGCAATTCGACACTCTCTCCGGGCTGCAGTCCGAGCGAAAAAATATCGAGTGCGCCGATGCCCGCGCGTACGAGACGCAACGTCGGAAACCCGACCGCGGCAGTCATGCGACGTACCTGGCGGTTCTTGCCTTCGGTGATCGACAACTCGATCCATGTGGTGGGAATCGCGGCGCGGTAGCGGATCGGCGGTGTGCGTGCCCAGAGCGACCCGCCTGGCTCGACATAGTCGGCGCGACAGGGCTGCGTGACGTAATCGCCGAGATCGACGCCGCGCGCGAGTTTCTTCAACGCGGCATCGTCGACTGCGCCTTCCACTTGTGCCCAATAGCGTTTGACCAGTTTGTGGCGCGGTTCGGCGATGCGCGCTTGCAGCGCACCGTCGTCGGTGAGGAGCAGCAGCCCTTCGCTATCGGAGTCGAGCCGGCCCGCGGGATAAACGCCGGGCACTTTTACCCAGTCGGCTAGCGACGCCCGCGTTTCGTGCGGCGAAAACTGGCAAATGGTGCCGAACGGTTTGTTCAGGGCGATAAGTCGCATAAGGGAATCGATGAAGGTCGGCTGGCGCCGGCTGCGGCGGTGGCGTGCCACTCAAGCCGGGAGAGGTGCTGGCCCAATAGTAAATCGCGGAATAGTAATGCATAATCGCTTGCTGTAAGTCTTGTATCTTATATAAGACATAAGAATAAACCGCCTTGCGGATCTGATTTTCGACAATGTTGGAAAACCCCGAGCCGCTACGGCCTCGTTGCTGCGTCGGCGTGGGCTAGAATAGGCGACCAGGCCGCTCGCGGGCGTCCGGCATTGCGCGCAGCGAGGAGCACCCAGTTTCCGCAGTCTCCCCATCAGCTTTCAGCACAGCCTTCACTGGAGTCGATCATGCCGTATCAGCACATCAAGGTTCCGACCGGTGGTGACAAGATCACTGTCAACGCAGATTTCTCGCTCAACGTTTCCGACCAGCCGATCATTCCGTATATCGAAGGCGATGGAACAGGCCTCGACATCACGCCGGTGATGTTGAAAGTGGTGGATGCCGCAGTAGAAAAAGCCTATGCGGGCAAGAAGAAAATCCACTGGATGGAAATCTATGCCGGCGAGAAATCGACCAAGGTGTACGGCCCGGATGTGTGGCTGCCGGAAGAAACGCTGCAGGTGCTGAAGGAATACGTTGTCTCGATCAAGGGTCCGCTTACCACGCCGGTTGGCGGCGGCATCCGTTCGCTGAACGTTGCGCTACGTCAGGAACTCGATCTGTATGTTTGCCTGCGCCCGGTACAGTACTTCAAGGGTGTGCCTTCGCCGGTGCGTGAGCCTGAGAAGATCGACATGGTGATCTTCCGCGAGAACTCGGAAGACATTTACGCCGGCATCGAATGGCCTGCCGGGTCGGAAGACGCGAAGAAGGTCATCAAGTTCCTGCGCGAGGAAATGGGCGTGAAGAAGATCCGCTTCCCGGAAACCTCGGGGATCGGTGTCAAGCCCGTGTCGCGCGAAGGCACGGAGCGTCTGGTGCGCAAGGCGATCCAGTACGCGATCGACAACGAGCGCCGCTCGGTCACGCTTGTGCACAAGGGCAACATCATGAAGTTCACGGAAGGCGCATTCCGCGACTACGGCTATGCGCTGGCGCAGAAGGAATTCGCGGCGGAGCTGATCGACGGCGGTCCGTGGATGAAGATCAAGAACCCGAAAACGGGT
This window contains:
- a CDS encoding DUF192 domain-containing protein; translation: MRFPMRSLIARFAVAVALPLAAISFAATTAAPAHAQQMPAGAKQPGDFPRAKLTAGMFVIDAAVAANDADREQGLMYRTTLAPNEGMLFVFNENAVHCFWMKNTLIPLSIAFMRADGTVTDIDEMQAETTNNHCPKNNGVYALEMSKGWFSSKGIKPGMKIQGLPAAQ
- a CDS encoding pseudouridine synthase encodes the protein MRLIALNKPFGTICQFSPHETRASLADWVKVPGVYPAGRLDSDSEGLLLLTDDGALQARIAEPRHKLVKRYWAQVEGAVDDAALKKLARGVDLGDYVTQPCRADYVEPGGSLWARTPPIRYRAAIPTTWIELSITEGKNRQVRRMTAAVGFPTLRLVRAGIGALDIFSLGLQPGESVELPLKAPWEGRV
- the icd gene encoding NADP-dependent isocitrate dehydrogenase → MPYQHIKVPTGGDKITVNADFSLNVSDQPIIPYIEGDGTGLDITPVMLKVVDAAVEKAYAGKKKIHWMEIYAGEKSTKVYGPDVWLPEETLQVLKEYVVSIKGPLTTPVGGGIRSLNVALRQELDLYVCLRPVQYFKGVPSPVREPEKIDMVIFRENSEDIYAGIEWPAGSEDAKKVIKFLREEMGVKKIRFPETSGIGVKPVSREGTERLVRKAIQYAIDNERRSVTLVHKGNIMKFTEGAFRDYGYALAQKEFAAELIDGGPWMKIKNPKTGGDIVVKDVIADAFLQQILLRPAEYDVIATLNLNGDYVSDALAAQVGGIGIAPGANMSDSVAMFEATHGTAPKYAGKDYVNPGSEILSAEMMLRHLGWTEAADLIIKSMEKSILQKRVTYDFARLMEGATQVSCSGFGQVLIENM